From Anopheles darlingi chromosome 2, idAnoDarlMG_H_01, whole genome shotgun sequence, the proteins below share one genomic window:
- the LOC125952197 gene encoding zinc finger protein 236 isoform X1 yields MNFPTFGAPFSGIHQFAAKIGSNEGAFSSGGNSGAAGNGANGALPGAAGVGGVPGAGTNHGGQQQDLNRYHGASNGNHFNQITTSMINSPMSYGQNIPHPYGATNQQSASDHSFGNGNAAVSNDHQASKGGGPKGSALKMDRDEMINQQILQNVNQSWQSFTNPSNTMEYSSHLLSAAIPLSIQQILKYSESIKKESNGSATGSGLNSPGPLSGLIGVETNAFNVQKDLLNLKNGSNLNLALGNVAVSAAAASLGQHLAQQHNAGTGNHHGDNGFASHQTSLMNGAPNVGSSDSNSTVNGTVNGLDGAAAGTGKTKAKKQKKRKPPKEKKPRPKPGQIRETKALDGSPLFCCPECQMAYPERGLIEQHVISHAVERRFVCDICNAALKRKDHLTRHKLSHIPDRPHTCSICLKSFKRKEQLTLHIVIHTGEKKHICGECGKGFYRKDHLRKHTRSHIARRVKSEMSSSGGGGSGGSGTGGNGTAPNNSALAGSLMATNMQGAPVTAS; encoded by the exons ATGAATTTCCCCACCTTTGGAGCCCCGTTCTCCGGCATCCACCAGTTTGCGGCCAAAATCGGAAGCAACGAGGGAGCTTTCTCGAGCGGCGGAAACAGCGGTGCAGCCGGAAATGGCGCAAATGGTGCACTGCCCGGTGCGGCAGGTGTCGGAGGTGTGCCCGGAGCCGGTACGAATCacggtggtcagcagcaggatcTGAATCGCTATCACGGCGCCTCGAATGGGAATCATTTCAATCAGATTACTACCTCAA TGATCAATTCTCCGATGTCTTACGGCCAAAACATTCCTCATCCTTATGGAGCGACGAACCAGCAGTCGGCTAGTGACCATTCCTTCGGCAACGGAAATGCAGCCGTTAGCAACGATCATCAGGCCAGTAAGGGAGGAGGACCCAAAGGTAGTGCTCTGAAGATGGATCGTGACGAGATGATAAATCAACAGATACTGCAAAACGTAAATCAATCCTGGCAATCGTTTACAAATCCATCAAACACGATGGAGTATTCGTCACATCTGCTATCGGCCGCAATTCCTCTTTCCATCCAACAAATCCTCAAGTACTCAGAGTCGATCAAGAAAGAATCCAATGGCTCTGCCACAGGTTCTGGTTTGAACTCTCCCGGTCCGCTAAGTGGGCTGATTGGGGTGGAAACAAATGCATTTAACGTGCAAAAAGATCTTCTAAATCTAAAGAATGGTTCCAATCTGAATCTTGCACTCGGCAATGTGGCAGTtagtgcagctgctgccagctTAGGGCAACATCTTGCCCAACAGCATAACGCTGGAACAGGTAATCATCATGGTGACAATGGGTTCGCTAGCCATCAGACATCGCTTATGAATGGTGCACCGAATGTCGGTAGCTCCGATAGCAATAGCACTGTAAACGGCACAGTGAACGGGCTGGATGGCGCAGCGGCTGGTACGGGTAAAACGAAggcaaagaagcaaaagaaacgcaaaccaccgaaggagaagaaaccaCGACCAAAACCGGGCCAGATTAGGGAGACGAAAGCGCTCGATGGTTCACCGTTGTTCTGTTGTCCTGAGTGTCAGATGGCTTACCCAGAACGCGGTCTAATCGAACAGCACGTCATATCGCATGCCGTTGAAAGACGCTTCGTGTGCGACATTTGTAATGCTGCCCTGAAGCGCAAGGATCATCTAACGCGCCACAAGCTTTCGCACATTCCGGATCGACCTCATACATGTAGC ATTTGTTTGAAGTCATTCAAACGCAAGGAACAGCTAACGCTGCACATCGTTATTCATACGGGTGAGAAGAAGCACATATGTGGCGAATGTGGTAAAG GGTTCTATCGTAAAGATCATCTTCGTAAGCACACCCGTTCGCACATAGCTAGACGCGTTAAATCGGAAATGTCATCCAGTGGAGGTGGCGGCAGTGGAGGAAGTGGAACGGGCGGCAACGGAACAGCGCCAAACAACAGTGCATTGGCGGGATCACTTATGGCAACCAACATGCAAGGAGCACCAGTAACGGCCTCCTGA
- the LOC125952197 gene encoding zinc finger protein 236 isoform X2 yields the protein MNFPTFGAPFSGIHQFAAKIGSNEGAFSSGGNSGAAGNGANGALPGAAGVGGVPGAVINSPMSYGQNIPHPYGATNQQSASDHSFGNGNAAVSNDHQASKGGGPKGSALKMDRDEMINQQILQNVNQSWQSFTNPSNTMEYSSHLLSAAIPLSIQQILKYSESIKKESNGSATGSGLNSPGPLSGLIGVETNAFNVQKDLLNLKNGSNLNLALGNVAVSAAAASLGQHLAQQHNAGTGNHHGDNGFASHQTSLMNGAPNVGSSDSNSTVNGTVNGLDGAAAGTGKTKAKKQKKRKPPKEKKPRPKPGQIRETKALDGSPLFCCPECQMAYPERGLIEQHVISHAVERRFVCDICNAALKRKDHLTRHKLSHIPDRPHTCSICLKSFKRKEQLTLHIVIHTGEKKHICGECGKGFYRKDHLRKHTRSHIARRVKSEMSSSGGGGSGGSGTGGNGTAPNNSALAGSLMATNMQGAPVTAS from the exons ATGAATTTCCCCACCTTTGGAGCCCCGTTCTCCGGCATCCACCAGTTTGCGGCCAAAATCGGAAGCAACGAGGGAGCTTTCTCGAGCGGCGGAAACAGCGGTGCAGCCGGAAATGGCGCAAATGGTGCACTGCCCGGTGCGGCAGGTGTCGGAGGTGTGCCCGGAGCCG TGATCAATTCTCCGATGTCTTACGGCCAAAACATTCCTCATCCTTATGGAGCGACGAACCAGCAGTCGGCTAGTGACCATTCCTTCGGCAACGGAAATGCAGCCGTTAGCAACGATCATCAGGCCAGTAAGGGAGGAGGACCCAAAGGTAGTGCTCTGAAGATGGATCGTGACGAGATGATAAATCAACAGATACTGCAAAACGTAAATCAATCCTGGCAATCGTTTACAAATCCATCAAACACGATGGAGTATTCGTCACATCTGCTATCGGCCGCAATTCCTCTTTCCATCCAACAAATCCTCAAGTACTCAGAGTCGATCAAGAAAGAATCCAATGGCTCTGCCACAGGTTCTGGTTTGAACTCTCCCGGTCCGCTAAGTGGGCTGATTGGGGTGGAAACAAATGCATTTAACGTGCAAAAAGATCTTCTAAATCTAAAGAATGGTTCCAATCTGAATCTTGCACTCGGCAATGTGGCAGTtagtgcagctgctgccagctTAGGGCAACATCTTGCCCAACAGCATAACGCTGGAACAGGTAATCATCATGGTGACAATGGGTTCGCTAGCCATCAGACATCGCTTATGAATGGTGCACCGAATGTCGGTAGCTCCGATAGCAATAGCACTGTAAACGGCACAGTGAACGGGCTGGATGGCGCAGCGGCTGGTACGGGTAAAACGAAggcaaagaagcaaaagaaacgcaaaccaccgaaggagaagaaaccaCGACCAAAACCGGGCCAGATTAGGGAGACGAAAGCGCTCGATGGTTCACCGTTGTTCTGTTGTCCTGAGTGTCAGATGGCTTACCCAGAACGCGGTCTAATCGAACAGCACGTCATATCGCATGCCGTTGAAAGACGCTTCGTGTGCGACATTTGTAATGCTGCCCTGAAGCGCAAGGATCATCTAACGCGCCACAAGCTTTCGCACATTCCGGATCGACCTCATACATGTAGC ATTTGTTTGAAGTCATTCAAACGCAAGGAACAGCTAACGCTGCACATCGTTATTCATACGGGTGAGAAGAAGCACATATGTGGCGAATGTGGTAAAG GGTTCTATCGTAAAGATCATCTTCGTAAGCACACCCGTTCGCACATAGCTAGACGCGTTAAATCGGAAATGTCATCCAGTGGAGGTGGCGGCAGTGGAGGAAGTGGAACGGGCGGCAACGGAACAGCGCCAAACAACAGTGCATTGGCGGGATCACTTATGGCAACCAACATGCAAGGAGCACCAGTAACGGCCTCCTGA
- the LOC125952208 gene encoding rRNA methyltransferase 2, mitochondrial produces MIIRRFSNFGARNFAKVVPKNLKGKSKSSQEWLTRQLRDPYVERAKMMNYRCRSAFKLLEIDEKYCLIKPGHTVIDCGAAPGSWTQIAVKQSNADGASVGKPKGMVIGVDLLQIYPIEHAVVFGNSDFLRPETQDKLRATLGDRRLDCVLSDMAPNATGIRALDQENITTLCYSVLRFALLMSSPKASLLMKIWDNGDVPKLEKSINEYYDSVKRVKPRASRDDSSENFILARGFRGIER; encoded by the exons ATGATTATTCGAAGATTTAGCAATTTTGGAGCACGGAATTTTGCAAAAGTGGTCCCCAAAAATCTGaaaggcaaaagcaaaagctctCAAGAATGGCTAACGCGCCAACTGCGAGATCCGTACGTGGAACGGGCCAAAATGATGAATTATCG GTGTCGAAGCGCTTTCAAGTTACTGGAAATCGACGAAAAATATTGTCTCATAAAACCGGGCCACACAGTCATCGATTGCGGTGCTGCCCCCGGCTCCTGGACACAAATCGCGGTCAAGCAATCGAACGCTGACGGTGCTTCCGTCGGTAAACCGAAGGGCATGGTAATCGGAGTGGATCTGCTACAAATCTATCCGATCGAG CACGCTGTTGTGTTCGGAAACAGCGACTTTCTGCGACCGGAAACGCAAGACAAGCTCCGAGCAACGTTGGGCGACCGACGGTTGGATTGCGTGCTGTCGGACATGGCACCGaacgcaaccggaatccgtgCGTTGGACCAGGAGAATATAACCACCCTCTGCTACTCGGTTCTCCGGTTTGCCTTGTTAATGTCCTCGCCCAAGGCGTCGCTACTAATGAAAATCTGGGACAACGGGGATGTTCCCAAGCTGGAAAAGAGCATCAACGAGTACTACGATTCCGTGAAACGCGTAAAACCTCGCGCCAGTCGGGACGATTCTTCGGAGAATTTTATTCTGGCTCGTGGCTTTCGAGGAATCGAGCGCTAA